A single Clavibacter nebraskensis NCPPB 2581 DNA region contains:
- a CDS encoding ATP-dependent helicase has translation MNIRGFRQPPASVADAAAPAVELDPAQRAVVELPVGVSAAVLGAPGSGRTTTLRELVAERILVQGLDPAEVLVLAPSRAAATRLRDELALRVGVATLGPLARTSTSVAFEVLARRAAETGTEPPRLLTGAEQDQIIADLLAGHEELGTGPAWPDPLGVEVRRLRAFRTELRELLMRATEEGVRPDALAEAGRAHDVTEWIAAAEFAREYEDVVDSFRGDHLDSAELLAEAVLLVSRGEALTGIRLVVADDLHEATVATLSLLRALAARGADVVAFGDPDVAAATFRGAEASALGRLSTVLGLPGLRTLVLDRVHRQPPALRALTSAVTARIGAAGAGRQRQAGSAPGLADDADPIQVIEAPTRALELARLARRLREEHLLGGVPWARMVVLVRSGSLVAQVARSLATAEVPTRTAVAGRALRDDLAALALIRAVDVVLGRVPLTPDIAAELATGPLGGLDGVQLRRLRLAMRQEELAGDGHRSSDELLVEALAATGRLETLDLAPARRLGRLARTLQGARELAASDGTIEELLWRLWEGSGLATPWFEQALQKGIVADQANRDLDGVVALFTAARRFVERNPGRPASDFVEELLGAEVPEDTLSPQPLADTVLVATPSAVVGAGYEVVAIAALQEGVWPNLRLRGSLLHPQRLSAVARGLDRADVDERAEVLGDELRMLALAVSRASRVVVLSATANDEEAPSPFLRLVPPAPGLAEEEAGAEAGRVAKDAPAALRIRPDHPLSLRGLVGALRRELAVVHRDAALLDDGRVVSGDRTARRPADATRERGLAAASALARLAAEGVTGADPAEWYGLREPSTTEPVVDLTDPEARVPVSPSRLEAFERSPLNWFIDQASGGSTSTAMGIGTIVHAVMEEASLDPDADLRPPALEARLDARWGELPFESPWVGERERRQAGELIAGVSGYLRDFAADGGRMLAAEGGFELEVGVARLRGKIDRIELTKEGRVVIVDLKTGRHFPTRAEIPAHAQLGSYQLAFVEGSLEDVPADAPSGGAKLLYVSGGTRGLPYRELPQEPLTREELDGFRARIAEAAEGMAGATFEGTPDPGERDPGSARRYRIHLVRAVSA, from the coding sequence GTGAACATCAGGGGATTCCGCCAGCCGCCCGCCTCCGTCGCCGACGCCGCGGCCCCCGCGGTGGAGCTGGACCCCGCGCAGCGCGCCGTCGTCGAGCTGCCGGTGGGCGTGAGCGCGGCCGTCCTCGGCGCGCCGGGCTCCGGGCGCACCACCACGCTGCGCGAGCTCGTGGCCGAGCGGATCCTCGTGCAGGGGCTCGACCCCGCCGAGGTGCTCGTGCTCGCGCCCTCGCGCGCGGCCGCCACGCGCCTGCGCGACGAGCTCGCGCTGCGGGTCGGGGTGGCCACGCTCGGGCCGCTCGCGCGCACCTCCACGTCCGTCGCGTTCGAGGTGCTCGCCCGGCGCGCCGCCGAGACGGGCACCGAGCCGCCCCGCCTGCTCACGGGCGCCGAGCAGGACCAGATCATCGCCGATCTCCTCGCCGGACACGAGGAGCTGGGCACCGGGCCCGCGTGGCCGGATCCGCTGGGCGTCGAGGTGCGGCGGCTGCGCGCCTTCCGCACGGAGCTCCGCGAGCTGCTCATGCGCGCCACCGAGGAGGGCGTGCGGCCGGACGCGCTCGCCGAGGCCGGCCGGGCGCACGACGTGACCGAGTGGATCGCCGCGGCGGAGTTTGCCCGCGAGTACGAGGACGTCGTCGACTCCTTCCGCGGCGACCACCTCGACAGCGCGGAGCTGCTCGCCGAGGCCGTGCTGCTCGTGTCGCGGGGGGAGGCGCTCACGGGGATCCGCCTGGTCGTCGCCGACGACCTGCACGAGGCGACCGTCGCGACGCTCTCCCTCCTCCGGGCGCTCGCGGCGCGCGGCGCGGACGTGGTCGCGTTCGGCGACCCGGACGTCGCGGCGGCCACCTTCCGCGGGGCCGAGGCATCCGCGCTCGGCCGCCTCTCCACCGTGCTCGGGCTGCCCGGGCTCCGCACGCTCGTGCTCGACCGGGTGCACCGGCAGCCGCCCGCGCTCCGGGCGCTCACGTCGGCCGTCACGGCCCGCATCGGCGCGGCCGGCGCGGGGCGGCAGCGGCAGGCGGGATCCGCGCCGGGGCTCGCCGACGACGCCGACCCGATCCAGGTCATCGAGGCGCCCACGCGCGCCCTCGAGCTCGCCCGCCTCGCGCGTCGGCTCCGCGAGGAGCACCTGCTGGGCGGCGTGCCCTGGGCGCGCATGGTCGTGCTCGTGCGCTCCGGGTCCCTCGTGGCCCAGGTCGCCCGCAGCCTCGCGACCGCGGAGGTCCCCACGCGCACGGCCGTGGCCGGGCGCGCGCTGCGCGACGACCTGGCCGCGCTCGCGCTCATCCGCGCGGTCGATGTCGTGCTCGGCCGCGTGCCGCTCACGCCGGACATCGCGGCGGAGCTCGCCACGGGTCCGCTCGGCGGCCTCGACGGGGTCCAGCTCCGCCGCCTCCGCCTCGCCATGCGCCAGGAGGAGCTCGCGGGCGACGGCCACCGGTCGAGCGACGAGCTGCTCGTAGAGGCCCTCGCCGCGACCGGCCGGCTCGAGACGCTCGACCTCGCGCCTGCGCGCCGCCTCGGCCGGCTCGCCCGCACGCTGCAGGGCGCCCGCGAGCTGGCCGCGTCCGACGGCACCATCGAGGAGCTGCTCTGGCGCCTGTGGGAGGGCTCGGGGCTGGCGACGCCGTGGTTCGAGCAGGCGCTGCAGAAGGGCATCGTCGCCGACCAGGCGAACCGCGACCTCGACGGCGTCGTCGCGCTCTTCACGGCCGCGCGCCGGTTCGTCGAGCGGAACCCGGGCCGCCCCGCGTCCGACTTCGTGGAGGAGCTGCTCGGCGCCGAGGTGCCCGAGGACACGCTCTCGCCGCAGCCGCTCGCCGACACCGTGCTCGTCGCCACGCCGTCCGCGGTCGTGGGCGCGGGGTACGAGGTCGTCGCGATCGCCGCGCTGCAGGAGGGCGTGTGGCCGAACCTGCGGCTGCGCGGATCCCTGCTGCACCCGCAGCGCCTCTCCGCCGTCGCGCGCGGGCTCGACCGGGCCGACGTCGACGAGCGCGCCGAGGTGCTCGGCGACGAGCTGCGGATGCTCGCGCTCGCCGTCTCGCGGGCGTCGCGTGTCGTGGTCCTCAGCGCCACCGCGAACGACGAGGAGGCGCCGTCGCCGTTCCTGCGCCTGGTCCCGCCCGCGCCGGGCCTCGCCGAGGAGGAGGCCGGCGCCGAGGCGGGGCGGGTGGCGAAGGACGCGCCGGCCGCGCTGCGGATCCGCCCGGATCACCCGCTCTCGCTCCGCGGGCTCGTCGGCGCGCTCCGGCGCGAGCTCGCGGTCGTGCACCGCGACGCCGCGCTCCTCGACGACGGCCGCGTCGTCTCGGGCGACCGCACCGCGCGCCGCCCCGCCGACGCCACCCGCGAGCGGGGCCTCGCCGCCGCGTCCGCGCTCGCGCGCCTCGCCGCGGAGGGCGTCACGGGCGCGGATCCGGCCGAGTGGTACGGCCTGCGCGAGCCCTCCACCACCGAGCCCGTCGTCGACCTCACCGATCCCGAGGCGCGCGTCCCCGTCTCGCCCTCGCGCCTGGAGGCCTTCGAGCGCTCGCCGCTCAACTGGTTCATCGACCAGGCGTCCGGCGGGTCCACCAGCACGGCCATGGGCATCGGCACCATCGTGCACGCGGTCATGGAGGAGGCGAGCCTCGATCCCGACGCCGACCTCCGCCCGCCCGCCCTCGAGGCGCGCCTCGACGCGCGCTGGGGCGAGCTGCCCTTCGAGTCCCCCTGGGTGGGCGAGCGCGAGCGGCGCCAGGCGGGCGAGCTCATCGCCGGCGTCAGCGGGTACCTCCGCGACTTCGCCGCGGACGGCGGCCGCATGCTCGCGGCCGAGGGCGGCTTCGAGCTGGAGGTGGGCGTCGCGCGCCTCCGCGGGAAGATCGACCGCATCGAGCTGACGAAGGAGGGCCGCGTGGTCATCGTCGACCTCAAGACCGGGCGCCACTTCCCGACCCGCGCCGAGATCCCCGCGCACGCGCAGCTCGGCTCCTACCAGCTGGCGTTCGTGGAGGGCTCGCTGGAGGACGTGCCCGCTGATGCGCCGTCCGGCGGCGCGAAGCTGCTCTACGTCTCGGGCGGCACGCGCGGTCTGCCCTACCGCGAGCTGCCGCAGGAGCCGCTGACGCGCGAGGAGCTCGACGGGTTCCGCGCGCGCATCGCCGAGGCCGCCGAGGGCATGGCGGGCGCGACCTTCGAGGGCACGCCCGACCCGGGGGAGCGGGATCCGGGGT
- a CDS encoding PHP domain-containing protein gives MPEEQPGPIDLHTHSSVSDGTETPVELVAQAASQGLSAVALTDHDSTAGWSDASEAALAHGITLVPGMEMSTQLEYASVHVLAYLFDPDDADLAAMTARVRSERMTRAEAMVGRISRDYDLTWADVLAQTTPGSTIGRPHIADALVARGHVPTRTAAFESILHWQGGYYRPHYAPDPILGVELITAAGGLAVLAHPGARGPERVLSDSRMSALVAAGLFGVEVRHRDNPPASRARLTELAERFGLEVTGSSDYHGAGKPNRLAENTTEPAVLARIVERATGWAPVVPVPAA, from the coding sequence ATGCCGGAGGAGCAGCCAGGTCCCATCGACCTGCACACGCACAGCTCCGTCTCGGACGGCACGGAGACACCCGTCGAGCTCGTCGCGCAGGCCGCGTCGCAGGGCCTCTCGGCCGTGGCGCTCACCGACCACGACTCGACCGCCGGCTGGTCCGACGCCTCGGAAGCCGCGCTCGCGCACGGCATCACGCTCGTCCCCGGCATGGAGATGAGCACGCAGCTCGAGTACGCGAGCGTGCACGTGCTCGCCTACCTCTTCGATCCCGACGACGCGGACCTCGCGGCCATGACCGCGCGCGTCCGCTCGGAGCGCATGACCCGCGCCGAGGCGATGGTCGGCCGCATCTCCCGCGACTACGACCTCACGTGGGCGGACGTGCTCGCGCAGACCACGCCCGGCAGCACCATCGGCCGGCCGCACATCGCCGACGCGCTCGTCGCCCGCGGGCACGTGCCCACGCGCACGGCGGCGTTCGAGAGCATCCTGCACTGGCAGGGCGGCTACTACCGTCCGCACTACGCGCCGGATCCCATCCTCGGCGTCGAGCTCATCACCGCGGCGGGCGGCCTGGCCGTGCTCGCGCACCCGGGAGCCCGCGGGCCGGAGCGCGTGCTGTCGGACTCGCGCATGAGCGCGCTCGTCGCCGCCGGGCTCTTCGGCGTCGAGGTGCGGCACCGCGACAACCCGCCCGCGTCGCGCGCGCGCCTCACGGAGCTGGCGGAGCGGTTCGGGCTCGAGGTGACGGGATCCAGCGACTACCACGGCGCCGGCAAGCCGAACCGGCTCGCCGAGAACACCACCGAGCCCGCGGTGCTCGCGCGCATCGTCGAGCGCGCCACCGGCTGGGCACCCGTCGTGCCGGTGCCCGCGGCCTGA
- a CDS encoding ferritin-like fold-containing protein: protein MFGRRSTTIEAPRVRSRGDAKRRSAATTVSVDDFSPDTLRFLGAVAYLQLTAFETLSRAVAEAPDLAGKEAVSTAAGIALGKHQALAAEIKRLDGDPSVVMEPHRAAFDRFTATVAGADWYECLLSAHITTGLLDDFFVRLASGLPSDQRQRVVVLLSSGVGQQGIVDAVRAGIRRDPLLASRLAMWGRRLVGDTLLVAGTAMRASLADPDDARVHLEPVFAGIITAHTRRMDALGLTA, encoded by the coding sequence ATGTTCGGACGCCGGTCGACGACGATCGAGGCGCCCCGGGTCCGGTCCCGCGGCGACGCGAAGCGGCGATCCGCGGCGACGACTGTGAGCGTGGACGACTTCTCGCCCGACACCCTCCGCTTCCTCGGCGCCGTCGCGTACCTGCAGCTGACGGCCTTCGAGACCCTTTCCCGCGCGGTCGCGGAGGCCCCCGACCTCGCCGGCAAGGAGGCCGTGTCGACGGCCGCCGGCATCGCGCTCGGCAAGCACCAGGCGCTCGCCGCGGAGATCAAGCGGCTGGACGGCGACCCGAGCGTCGTCATGGAGCCGCACCGCGCCGCGTTCGACCGGTTCACCGCCACCGTCGCCGGCGCCGACTGGTACGAGTGCCTGCTCTCCGCGCACATCACCACCGGGCTGCTCGACGACTTCTTTGTGCGCCTCGCCTCGGGGCTCCCGTCGGACCAGCGCCAGCGCGTCGTGGTCCTGCTCTCCTCGGGCGTCGGGCAGCAGGGCATCGTCGACGCGGTGCGCGCGGGGATCCGGCGTGACCCGCTGCTCGCCTCGCGCCTCGCCATGTGGGGTCGCCGTCTCGTCGGCGACACGCTGCTCGTCGCGGGCACGGCGATGCGCGCGTCCCTGGCGGACCCGGACGACGCCCGCGTGCACCTCGAGCCCGTGTTCGCCGGGATCATCACGGCGCACACCCGGCGGATGGACGCGCTGGGGCTCACGGCCTGA
- a CDS encoding DUF3107 domain-containing protein, with the protein MEIRIGLVNTARELSFSTKQTPEEVQRTVTDAVRDSSPFISFTDDKGATHLAVTAHLAYVELGSADAPRIGFVR; encoded by the coding sequence GTGGAAATCCGTATCGGCCTCGTCAACACCGCCCGCGAGCTCTCCTTCAGCACCAAGCAGACGCCCGAGGAGGTCCAGCGGACCGTCACGGACGCCGTCCGCGACTCCTCGCCCTTCATCTCCTTCACCGACGACAAGGGCGCCACGCACCTCGCCGTCACCGCCCACCTCGCCTACGTGGAGCTCGGCAGCGCCGACGCCCCGCGCATCGGCTTCGTCCGCTAG
- a CDS encoding endonuclease/exonuclease/phosphatase family protein, whose amino-acid sequence MGRVVGAAVILITAAGLLVVTWPQLLGLEQTYLVAHAVAIRGGLVAAAAAVLVLTLVLCLAIRPGRRLLGSIAVLLVVFIGANSAVLATRGLGDTAFQEAQDDDVTVLSWNTLGGATGARAVADLAIESGADVITLPETREETGAEIAVLMRDAGRPMWVRTAAFDDVAAARSTTILISAAYGDYRMDESRGTTSVLPTVVMEPVDGNGPVIMAVHPVSPIPEQMDNWRADLAWLGKRCDEGNVIIAGDFNATLDHMSRYGGTPTERDQVTDLGQCVDAARASGNGAVGTWPTGLPALLGTPIDHIMATPGWAVTGFRVVEDRDGAGSDHRPIIAQLTPLR is encoded by the coding sequence ATGGGTCGGGTCGTCGGAGCAGCAGTCATCCTCATCACGGCCGCAGGACTCCTCGTCGTCACCTGGCCGCAGCTGCTCGGCCTGGAGCAGACGTACCTCGTCGCCCACGCCGTCGCCATCCGCGGGGGCCTCGTCGCCGCCGCGGCCGCCGTGCTCGTGCTGACCCTCGTCCTCTGCCTCGCGATCCGCCCCGGCCGCCGCCTGCTCGGCAGCATCGCCGTGCTGCTCGTGGTCTTCATCGGCGCCAACTCCGCCGTGCTCGCGACGCGCGGCCTCGGCGACACCGCCTTCCAGGAGGCGCAGGACGACGACGTCACCGTGCTGTCGTGGAACACGCTCGGCGGCGCGACGGGCGCCCGCGCGGTGGCCGACCTCGCCATCGAGTCCGGGGCCGACGTCATCACGCTCCCCGAGACGCGCGAGGAGACCGGCGCGGAGATCGCCGTCCTGATGCGCGACGCGGGCCGGCCGATGTGGGTCCGCACCGCCGCGTTCGACGACGTGGCCGCGGCCCGCTCCACCACGATCCTCATCAGCGCGGCGTACGGCGACTACCGGATGGACGAGTCGCGCGGCACCACGAGCGTGCTGCCCACGGTCGTCATGGAGCCGGTCGACGGGAACGGCCCCGTCATCATGGCCGTGCACCCCGTCTCCCCCATCCCCGAGCAGATGGACAACTGGCGCGCCGACCTCGCGTGGCTCGGCAAGCGCTGCGACGAGGGCAACGTGATCATCGCGGGCGACTTCAACGCGACGCTCGACCACATGAGCCGGTACGGCGGCACGCCCACCGAGCGCGACCAGGTCACCGACCTCGGGCAGTGCGTCGACGCGGCGCGCGCCTCGGGCAACGGCGCGGTCGGCACGTGGCCCACGGGCCTTCCCGCGCTGCTCGGCACCCCGATCGACCACATCATGGCGACGCCCGGCTGGGCCGTCACGGGCTTCCGCGTCGTCGAGGACCGCGACGGCGCCGGGAGCGACCACCGGCCGATCATCGCGCAGCTCACGCCCCTCCGCTGA
- a CDS encoding DEAD/DEAH box helicase: MTFTELNIDEDMVQALADHGILEPFPIQEQTIPLALSGQDIIGQAKTGTGKTFGFGLPLIQRLGLTPEPGVQALVVVPTRELAVQVTEDLQIATAHRATTVVSIYGGKAYEGQIEQLKAGAQIVVGTPGRLLDLVGQRLLSLQGVREMVLDEADKMLDLGFLSDIEKLFAQTPAVRHTMLFSATMPGPIVALARRFMTKPIHIRATDPDEGLMQANIRHLVYRAHNMDKDEVIGRILQAEGRGKTVIFTRTKRAAARLVEELNDRGFNAAAVHGDLNQEQRERAMAAFKAGKKDILIATDVAARGIDVLDVTHVINHTIPEDDKAYLHRVGRTGRAGKTGIAVTFVDWDDLHKWALINRALEFGQPEPTETYSSSPHLYTDLDIPAGSKGRLRATPTVNPDGTPRERPGSRGTDSGRDGGRGGRDGGRGGSRDGGRSGGGERSGGDRDRSRSRSTSTASATASADATTTIGSEQPNTAGGHDAPHADGQTRPRSRNRRRRSGGDRPTATS; the protein is encoded by the coding sequence GTGACTTTCACCGAACTGAACATCGACGAGGACATGGTGCAGGCGCTGGCCGACCACGGGATCCTCGAACCCTTCCCCATCCAGGAGCAGACCATCCCCCTGGCCCTCTCCGGCCAGGACATCATCGGCCAGGCCAAGACGGGCACCGGCAAGACCTTCGGCTTCGGCCTCCCGCTCATCCAGCGGCTCGGCCTCACCCCCGAGCCCGGCGTGCAGGCCCTCGTGGTCGTGCCGACGCGCGAGCTCGCCGTCCAGGTCACCGAGGACCTCCAGATCGCCACCGCGCACCGCGCCACCACCGTCGTCTCCATCTACGGCGGCAAGGCGTACGAGGGCCAGATCGAGCAGCTCAAGGCCGGCGCGCAGATCGTCGTCGGCACGCCGGGCCGCCTCCTCGACCTCGTGGGCCAGCGCCTGCTCTCGCTCCAGGGCGTGCGTGAGATGGTGCTCGACGAGGCCGACAAGATGCTCGACCTCGGTTTCCTCTCGGACATCGAGAAGCTGTTCGCGCAGACCCCGGCCGTGCGCCACACCATGCTGTTCTCGGCCACCATGCCGGGCCCGATCGTCGCGCTCGCCCGCCGCTTCATGACGAAGCCGATCCACATCCGCGCGACGGACCCCGACGAGGGCCTCATGCAGGCGAACATCCGCCACCTCGTCTACCGGGCGCACAACATGGACAAGGACGAGGTCATCGGCCGCATCCTCCAGGCCGAGGGCCGCGGCAAGACCGTGATCTTCACGCGCACCAAGCGCGCCGCCGCCCGCCTCGTCGAGGAGCTCAACGACCGCGGCTTCAACGCCGCCGCCGTGCACGGCGACCTCAACCAGGAGCAGCGCGAGCGCGCCATGGCCGCGTTCAAGGCCGGCAAGAAGGACATCCTCATCGCCACCGACGTGGCGGCGCGCGGCATCGACGTGCTCGACGTCACCCACGTGATCAACCACACCATCCCCGAGGACGACAAGGCGTACCTGCACCGCGTCGGCCGCACGGGCCGCGCGGGCAAGACCGGCATAGCGGTCACGTTCGTCGACTGGGACGACCTGCACAAGTGGGCGCTCATCAACCGCGCCCTCGAGTTCGGCCAGCCGGAGCCGACGGAGACGTACTCGTCCTCGCCGCACCTCTACACCGACCTCGACATCCCGGCCGGCTCCAAGGGCCGCCTCCGCGCGACCCCGACGGTCAACCCCGACGGCACCCCCCGGGAGCGTCCGGGAAGCCGCGGCACCGACTCGGGTCGCGACGGCGGACGCGGCGGGCGTGACGGCGGCCGCGGCGGCAGCCGGGACGGCGGCCGCTCCGGCGGCGGCGAGCGCTCCGGCGGTGACCGCGACCGCTCGCGCAGCCGCAGCACGTCGACCGCGTCGGCCACCGCATCCGCGGACGCGACAACGACCATCGGCAGCGAGCAGCCGAACACGGCGGGCGGCCACGACGCGCCCCACGCCGACGGCCAGACGCGTCCGCGCTCGCGCAACCGCCGCCGTCGCTCCGGCGGCGACCGCCCGACGGCGACGTCCTAG